ACGTGGTGATTCGCGAGCCCGATTGCGGGACCACGGACGGGATCGAGATCGGGCCGCTCGTCGAGGGTGGTGAGATCATCGAGCCGATCGGGGAGCGGATCCTCGGTCGCGTGGCGCTCGACGACGTCAAGGACACGCTCACCGAGGAGGTCCTCGTGCCGGCCGGCACGGAGATCAACGAGGAGCGCGTGCGCATCATCGAGGATGCGGGCATCGAGCGGGTAATGATCCGTTCGGTGCTGACCTGCGAAGCCCAGTTCGGCGTGTGTGCCCTGTGCTACGGGCGCGACCTGGCCCGCGGTGAGATGGTGAACATGGGTGAAGCCGTCGGCGTCATTGCGGCGCAGTCGATCGGTGAGCCCGGCACCCAGCTCACGATGCGGACCTTCCACATCGGTGGTACCGCGACGCGGCGCGTGGAAGCGTCCCACGCCGAGGCCGCTGCCGACGGTGAGGTCCGCTACGCCCACATGCGCACGGTGACCGACCGCGAGGGCCGCAAGATCGCGATGAGCCGAAACGGCGAAATCGGGGTCTTCGACTCGACCGGTCGCGAACGCGAGCGGCATCCGGTGGTCTACGGCGCTCACGTGAAGATCGAAGACGGTTCCCAGGTGAAGGTCGGTGACGTCCTGCTCGAGTGGGATCCCTTCGCGAATCCGATCCTGGCCGATCAGGGCGGTACGGTGAAGTTCGGCGACATCGTCGAGGGCGCGACGATGCAGGAGCAGGTGGACGAGTTCACCGGCCTGTCCTCGAAGGTGATCATCGAGTCGAAGGACCCGGAGCTGCGGCCGCGCATCTCCGTCAAGAGCGAAGCGGGCGAGACGATCGCCCGGGCGCTCCTGCCGGTGGGTGCAAACCTGGGCGTAGTCGACGGAGCCGACGTGGCCGCCGGCGACGTGCTGGCGAAGATGCCGCGCGAAACCACGAAGACGAAGGACATCACCGGCGGTCTGCCGCGGGTGGCCGAGCTCTTCGAGGCCCGGAAGCCGAAGGACTTCGCGATCGTCTCCGAAATCGACGGCACCGTCTCGTTCGGTCCCGACTCGCGCGGCAAGCGGCGCGTGATCGTGACCCCCGAGCTCGAGGACGCGGAGCCGAAGGAGTACCTGATCCCGAAGGGCAAGCACATCAGTGTGCACGAGGGCGACCGCGTGCGTGCCGGTGAGGCCCTGATGGACGGCTCCTCGAACCCGCACGACATCCTGAAGATCAAGGGCGACAAGGAACTCGCGAAGTACCTCGTCGACGAGGTGCAGGAGGTCTACCGACTCCAGGGCGTGCGCATCAACGACAAGCACATCGAAACGATCGTGCGTCAGATGCTGCGCCGCGTCCGGGTGAAGGAGGTGGGCGATACCGACTTCCTGGTGGGCGAGCAGGTGGAGAAGATGCACTTCGAGCGCACCAACGCCCAGATGCTCGAGGAAGGGAAGCAGGCCGCCGTGGCCGAGCCGCTGCTCCTCGGCATCACGAAGGCGTCGCTCTCGACCGAGTCCTTCATCTCCGCCGCCTCCTTCCAGGAGACGACGAAGGTCCTCACCGAGGCCTCGATGTGGGGGAAGGTCGACTACCTGCGTGGCCTGAAGGAGAACGTGATCATGGGTCGGCTGGTGCCCGCCGGTACGGGGATGGCCCGGTACCAGAACATCGGGATCCAGATCGACGCACCCGAGGGCATGCTCGAGCCCGTCGAGGAGGAGGTGCCGTCGCTGGGCGACGAGCCGGCTCTCGGCGGCGGAACCGAGGCTTCGCCAGGCCTGCTGGCTTCGGCGGAGGCTCCCTCGGACCCGATCGAGAGCTGAGACACCCAGGGGCTGAGGGAGGAATCCCTCGGCCTCTGCCCGAGAGAGTCCGGTCCGCGCGCGCGGATCCGGTTCGGAAACCGGAACGGCCCGCGCCCCGTCACCTGGCGGGGCCAGCGGGCCGTTCTCGTTCGTGGCGACGTTCGCGCTCCCGGATTTCGCGGTGGCGAGGGTGGGCCCCTAGGGGAAAAAGGGCCCACTTTCCGCTTCGCCGACCCTGAAAATCCGGGCCGTGATCGGCGCAGTCGGAAGGGGCGCGAGGCACCTTCCGGGGCCTCGAATGCCACTGTCCAGTTGCGTTGACAGGGGTCGGAAGCTCGCTAAGATGCGGCGGTTTTTCCGACAGGGCCGCCACCTGCGGTTCGCCTCCGAAGCAGCGGAGGGGGCTCCCGAGACCTGGTCTCCGGTCCCTTCGCAGTCGGCAGGCTGGACGTGGGGGGCGGTGTCTCTCGTGGAGATTTTTTCATGCCTACCGTACAACAGCTGATCCGACGCGGACGCCGACCCCAGAAGTCGCGCTCGAAGTCGGCCGACCTCCTGAACTGCCCGCAGCGTCGCGGCGTGTGTCTGCGCGTGTTCACGCAGACGCCGAAGAAGCCCAACTCGGCGCTCCGGAAGGTGGCACGTGTGCGCCTCACGAACGGTCGTGAAGTGAACGCCTACATCCCCGGCGTTGGCCACAACCTGCAGGAGCACTCGGTGGTGCTCGTGCGCGGTGGTCGCGTCAAGGACCTGCCCGGCGTTCGGTACCACATCGTGCGTGGCACCCTCGACACGACGGGCGTCGCTGACCGGAACCGTGGTCGTTCGAAGTACGGCGCGAAGCGCCCCAAGTAAGTCCTCACCCGCCGGCCGGGCCACGTCGATCGCGACGCCGCCCGGCCG
This sequence is a window from Myxococcota bacterium. Protein-coding genes within it:
- the rpsL gene encoding 30S ribosomal protein S12, which encodes MPTVQQLIRRGRRPQKSRSKSADLLNCPQRRGVCLRVFTQTPKKPNSALRKVARVRLTNGREVNAYIPGVGHNLQEHSVVLVRGGRVKDLPGVRYHIVRGTLDTTGVADRNRGRSKYGAKRPK